In the genome of Coxiella burnetii, the window TGGCATGATGTTCTCTCCATTTAGAAAAAATACCGGAAACAAGTATAACAAAATTAAAAAACGGCGACAGTATTTCTATCGCCGTTTCTGCTTTTATTTAAGTGATAATTATAAGTTGTCAGCGTTTTCCGCTAAATATTTAGCAACTCCGTCTGGAGAGGCTTGCATAGCGGGATCGCCTTTCTTCCAGTTAGCCGGGCAGACTTCGCCGTGCTCCTCTGTAAATTGTAACGCATCGACCAAACGCAGAAGCTCAGGGATGCTACGTCCAAGTGGCAAATCGTTCACGATTTGCGAACGCACAATACCTTGTTTATCAATTAAAAATGCGCCGCGTAAAGCAACACCAGCCACGTGTTCAACCCCGTAACTACGACAAATACTATGGGTAACGTCAGAAGCCAATGGATAACGCACCGGACCGATTCCTCCCTTTTCAACAGGCGTATTGCGCCACGCATTATGGGTAAACTGGGAATCAATCGAAACACCAATCACTTCCACTCTGCGTTTTTGAAAGTCCGCAATCGCTTTATCTAGAGCAATCAACTCCGACGGGCATACAAACGTAAAATCAAGAGGATAGAAAAATACTAACCCGTATTTGTTCTGGATAGCCTCTGCTAAATTAAAATTTTCTACGATATCACCATTGGCCAAAACCGCTGGGACCGTAAAATCAGGCGCTTCGCGACCTACTAAAACAGCCATAATAACCTCCGCATTTCAAAATAGCACTAATTTAGTCCTATATTAAAGGATTGTCAAATAAGCCTTCCAGAAAAATACCTTGAATGGCATCAGGCAGAAGACACCCGCGGACACTTAAATAACCACCCAAACATCTCTCTGAAAATCTATAGAAATTGAACCTATAATCGGGTATCGTGCGAAAGTCAAGATAAATGAAAAAAGGAGGAACTCCTAATGGCTTTTGAATTACCGGATTTGCCCTACAAACTCAACGCACTGGAACCGCATATCTCTCAAGAAACGCTCGAATATCACCACGGAAAACACCATAGAGCTTATGTCAATAAACTCAACAAACTTATCGAAGGCACCCCTTTTGAAAAGGAACCTCTGGAAGAAATTATTCGAAAATCCGACGGCGGAATCTTCAACAATGCAGCACAACATTGGAAC includes:
- a CDS encoding peroxiredoxin, with amino-acid sequence MAVLVGREAPDFTVPAVLANGDIVENFNLAEAIQNKYGLVFFYPLDFTFVCPSELIALDKAIADFQKRRVEVIGVSIDSQFTHNAWRNTPVEKGGIGPVRYPLASDVTHSICRSYGVEHVAGVALRGAFLIDKQGIVRSQIVNDLPLGRSIPELLRLVDALQFTEEHGEVCPANWKKGDPAMQASPDGVAKYLAENADNL